A window of Nitrospira sp. genomic DNA:
TGAGTCGATCAGACACATTCAACAAGGAGAACCGAGTATGGTGACTGTCAGTGATCTCATGACCAAGACACTAGTGACCGTGCCGGTCGGCACTTCGACGGCCGATGCGGCCAAAGTGATGAACGAGCGTCAGGTCGGTAGCGTCTTCATCGAGCAGAACAATCGTGTCGTCGGCATTGTGACCGAATCCGACATTGTTCGAAAGGTCGTCGGCGAAAACAAACCGGTACATTGTGTTTCGGTCGAATCGATCATGAGCAGCCCTGTCATCAGTCTCGACGAACGACGATCGATCACGGAGGCCGCCGATTTGATGCAGTCCCATCACACCCGTCATTTGGGCGTGGTGCAGAGCGGCGCGATCATCGGGGTGTTGTCGGTACGCGATCTGTTGCAACCGGTTGCGATAGACGAGTTCTAATCCGCATGCGGCAGGCACTCACATTGACGTTACGCCTGACCAACAGCCCGGCGTGCCAGTATTTAACACACCCGTAACATACCAGTGATG
This region includes:
- a CDS encoding CBS domain-containing protein gives rise to the protein MVTVSDLMTKTLVTVPVGTSTADAAKVMNERQVGSVFIEQNNRVVGIVTESDIVRKVVGENKPVHCVSVESIMSSPVISLDERRSITEAADLMQSHHTRHLGVVQSGAIIGVLSVRDLLQPVAIDEF